The DNA sequence AGGAGAAAAACTGGCCAAGCAGTATGCAGAATTGGAAAAGGCAGATCAGGTTGATTTTTATAATGGACTAGAAGGTTATTACAGCGTTTTAGGACATAATAAAAAGCAAGAGGCCATTGCCGTACTGATTGAAAAGAATGAACATAAGATTTACGTTTATCAGCTTGATAAGGGGATTTCTCAAGACAAGGCAGCGACGATTTCGAGGGAAAAAGGAGCTAGCGATATTGACAAAGTCACCTTTGGTCGCTATCAGGACAAGCCGATTTGGGAAGTTAAATCAGGAAACCACTACTATCTGGTGGACTTTGAAACAGGAGCAGTGATCCAATAAGGAGGGCATATGAAACTATCCAAGCGTGTACTAGAAATGGAAGAGAGTGTTACTCTAGCCAGTGATGCAAGAGCCAAAGCATTAAAAGCTCAAGGAAAGGATGTTCTTTTCTTAACCTTGGGACAGCCAGATTTTCATACTCCTGAAAATATTCAGGATGCGGCGGTGGAAGCGATTCGTGATGGCCGTGCTTCCTTTTATACAGTTGCTTCAGGTCTACCAGACTTAAAGGCTGCGGTTAATACCTATTTTGAACGCTACTATGGGTATTCCGTAGCGGCTAACGAGGTTACCTTTGCCACTGGTGCTAAGTTCTCTCTCTACACCTTCTTTATGGCTGTGGTCAATCCAGGTGATGAAGTCATCATCCCTACACCTTACTGGGTCAGCTATGGAGACCAGGTCAAGATGGCAGAAGGTGTGCCAGTCTTTGTCCAGGCAAAGGAAGACAATCACTTTAAAGTAACAGTAGAGCAGCTAGAAGCAGCTCGAACAGATAAGACCAAGGTCTTGGTTCTCAATTCGCCATCGAATCCGACCGGTATGATCTACTCTCGTGAGGAACTCTTGGCTATCGGAAATTGGGCTGTTGTGCATGATGTCCTTATCCTAGCAGATGATATTTATGGTCGTTTGGTTTATAACGGGAACGAATTTGTTCCAATCTCTAGTCTGTCAGAAGCCATTCGCAAGCAAACCATCGTGATTAACGGTGTATCTAAGGCCTATGCCATGACTGGTTGGCGGGTAGGTTATGCTGTGGGAAATCCTGAGATTATTGCTGCTATGAGCAAACTAACAGGACAAACAACCTCTAACCTGACTGCCGTATCGCAATATGCTACCATTGAAGCCCTAACTGGGCCACAAGACTCTGTCGAAACCATGCGCCAGGCTTTTGAGGAACGTTTGAATACCATTTATCCTCTCTTGTGCCAAGTGCCAGGATTTGAAGTTGTCAAGCCCCAAGGAGCCTTCTATCTCTTCCCAAATGTTAAAAAAGCGATGGAGATGAAGGGTTATACCGATGTGACGGACTTTACAACGGCTATTCTTGAGGAAGTTGGTCTGGCCTTGATTACAGGAGCTGGATTTGGAGCACCAGAAAATGTTCGTCTTAGTTATGCAACTGACTTGGACACCTTGAAAGAAGCCATTCGTCGCTTGCATCAATTTATGGAAAAATAAAACTCAAAATCTTCGCCTTTTTGGCGAAGATTTTTTGTAACGAAAATCTCGCGAATTTTCTCTAGTCGAACCTAGCTATCGCAGTCTATTTATGGTAAAATAGTGGGTAATGATGTCTTCGGACAAGTTAAACGAAAAAAGGAAGATAGATTATGACAAAACGTGTAACAATCATCGAAGTAAAAGACTACGTTGGTCAAGAAGTGACCATCGGAGCCTGGGTTGCCAATAAATCAGGAAAAGGGAAAATTGCCTTCTTGCAATTGCGTGACGGAACAGCCTTTTTCCAAGGAGTTGCCTTCAAACCAAACTTTATTGAAAAATTTGGTGAAGAGGTAGGTCTTGAAAAATTTGAAACGATCAAACACTTGAGCCAAGAAACGTCTGTTTATGTGACAGGAATTGTCAAAGAAGACGAACGTTCTAAGTTTGGTTATGAGCTCGATATCACAGATATCGAAGTGATCGGTGAATCTCAAGATTATCCAATCACGCCAAAAGAACACGGAACAGACTTCTTGATGGACAACCGTCACTTGTGGCTCCGTTCTCGTAAGCAAGTAGCGGTCATGCAAATTCGTAACGCTATTATCTATGCAACCTATGAGTTTTTTGACAAGAACGACTTCATGAAGTTTGATAGCCCAATCCTTTCAGGAAATGCGGCTGAAGATTCAACAGAACTCTTTGAAACAGACTACTTTGGGACACCAGCCTACTTGAGCCAATCAGGTCAGCTTTATCTTGAAGCGGGTGCTATGGCTCTTGGTCGCGTATTTGACTTTGGTCCAGTATTCCGTGCGGAGAAATCAAAAACACGCCGTCACTTGACTGAGTTCTGGATGATGGATGCGGAGTACTCTTACTTGACACATGATGAGTCACTTGACTTGCAAGAAGCATATGTTAAAGCCCTTCTTCAAGGTGTTCTTGACCGTGCTCCTCAAGCCTTGGAAACTTTGGAACGCGATACAGAGCTTTTGAAACGCTACATTGCAGAGCCATTCAAACGAATCACTTACGATCAAGCTATTGACCTCTTGCAAGAACATGAAAACGATGAAGATGCTGATTACGAGCATTTGGAGCATGGAGATGACTTTGGTTCACCACACGAAACTTGGATTTCAAACCACTTTGGTGTCCCAACCTTCGTTATCAACTATCCAGCAGCTATCAAGGCCTTCTACATGAAACCAGTTCCTGGAAATCCAGAGCGCGTGCTTTGTGCAGACTTGCTTGCACCAGAAGGATATGGAGAAATCATCGGTGGTTCTATGCGTGAGGAAGACTATGATGCCCTTGTCGCTAAGATGGAAGAACTTGGAATGGATCGTACAGAATACGAATTCTACCTTGACCTTCGTAAATACGGTACAGTGCCACACGGTGGATTTGGTATCGGTATCGAGCGTATGGTAACCTTCGCAGCTGGAACCAAACACATCCGTGAAGCCATTCCATTCCCACGTATGTTGCACCGTATCAAACCATAAAATAAATCAAAACGCCCTAGGGGCGTTTTTTCAAAGTAGAAGAAAGAAGAGGTGGAGAACATGTAAAGCACAGTTTAACAAGTGACAAACACAAAGATACAAATACACTTGTTAAAGGAGAAACTATGTTTAAACGAAATTACCGGAAGAATATCGGTCTCATGGCTGGTGTGGAATTTTTTGCCTTTCTGGGCATTACCAGCTTTTGGATTCTATTTCTCAGTCAAAACGGGATGTCGCTTTGGCAGATTGGCTTATTGGAAAGTATTTTTCATGCCACCAGTGTCATCTGTGAAATTCCCTCTGGAATGTTAGCTGACCGCTATTCCTATAAAACCAATCTATATTTAAGTCGAATAGCTGGAATAGCGTCGTCTATTCTCATGTTACTAGGACAAGGTAATTTTTGGATTTACGCACTCGCTATGGTGGTGAGTGCCTTGTCTTATAATTTTGATTCGGGGACGAGTGCAGCTATGGTTTATGATTCGGCCGTGGAGGCTGGATTAAAAGAGCGCTACTTGACTATCTCAAGTTTTATGTCAGGAGTAGCAGAAGGAACTCGGTCTTTGGGGACTGTTTTAGCGGGATT is a window from the Streptococcus oralis genome containing:
- a CDS encoding DUF5590 domain-containing protein — protein: MKLRQKKAKNKLLIQYGIGISLVLLVMTTSFLYLISLSMKPYQDARVEGEKLAKQYAELEKADQVDFYNGLEGYYSVLGHNKKQEAIAVLIEKNEHKIYVYQLDKGISQDKAATISREKGASDIDKVTFGRYQDKPIWEVKSGNHYYLVDFETGAVIQ
- a CDS encoding pyridoxal phosphate-dependent aminotransferase; protein product: MKLSKRVLEMEESVTLASDARAKALKAQGKDVLFLTLGQPDFHTPENIQDAAVEAIRDGRASFYTVASGLPDLKAAVNTYFERYYGYSVAANEVTFATGAKFSLYTFFMAVVNPGDEVIIPTPYWVSYGDQVKMAEGVPVFVQAKEDNHFKVTVEQLEAARTDKTKVLVLNSPSNPTGMIYSREELLAIGNWAVVHDVLILADDIYGRLVYNGNEFVPISSLSEAIRKQTIVINGVSKAYAMTGWRVGYAVGNPEIIAAMSKLTGQTTSNLTAVSQYATIEALTGPQDSVETMRQAFEERLNTIYPLLCQVPGFEVVKPQGAFYLFPNVKKAMEMKGYTDVTDFTTAILEEVGLALITGAGFGAPENVRLSYATDLDTLKEAIRRLHQFMEK
- the asnS gene encoding asparagine--tRNA ligase — encoded protein: MTKRVTIIEVKDYVGQEVTIGAWVANKSGKGKIAFLQLRDGTAFFQGVAFKPNFIEKFGEEVGLEKFETIKHLSQETSVYVTGIVKEDERSKFGYELDITDIEVIGESQDYPITPKEHGTDFLMDNRHLWLRSRKQVAVMQIRNAIIYATYEFFDKNDFMKFDSPILSGNAAEDSTELFETDYFGTPAYLSQSGQLYLEAGAMALGRVFDFGPVFRAEKSKTRRHLTEFWMMDAEYSYLTHDESLDLQEAYVKALLQGVLDRAPQALETLERDTELLKRYIAEPFKRITYDQAIDLLQEHENDEDADYEHLEHGDDFGSPHETWISNHFGVPTFVINYPAAIKAFYMKPVPGNPERVLCADLLAPEGYGEIIGGSMREEDYDALVAKMEELGMDRTEYEFYLDLRKYGTVPHGGFGIGIERMVTFAAGTKHIREAIPFPRMLHRIKP